The genomic region AAAATACTACACAGAGCAGATTTATGAAACAGGCCTGTAAACACTGAAATTTGACaccaaacaggaaaaaacaagatGAAAACTATGACAGGGAACCGGAAACCGAGAACGTACCATCAACACCAAAACCGTCACGAGCACCGGAGAATCGTGTGACACAGCACCACACCCTGAACCTACCACCGACACCCCAGCAGGTGCCCGCAATCACGTGACCGCAACTTTAACACAGTCCCTTTGAGTCACCATGGTAACGGTAGCCCTGACCTGACGGTGTTTACTGGTTTCCATTTCGCAAAGTGACGTTTCTGACCTTACCTGCGCGTTCTCGCCCTGCCGTGTACTGTGCCCTCCGAGCCACCGTACTTTTCACCATTCTACTTTCTAAAAACTTGTACCTAATACCTAAGGAGTTACTTCACACCTTCTTTCACTGTGGTGTCTGAAAGCACTCAGGTACTTCCCACCTGTGGCTAACACGGCCGTCCTCGGAGTGTCCAGGTGTGGCAGGTGAGCCTCGATATCAACACGGAATATTTTCTCAGTCAGAGCCGAGCCGAGCTATTgtctagctctctctctcacacactcacacacggtCCACACACACCCAACACCGAAACCAAACAGCATGACGCAGAGGGGGTCTGAGGCACTCACCTGTCAGCTCACCTGAGAAATCAGGAAGTGAAACTGAGCAGCGGAGTCGGAGGGGGAGGGGGCGGACAGACGGTATTTTCACCTGTACATATTTTAACCTGCATGTTTGGCCCTTGGTTCACCTCATAGCGTCACAGAGCGCGCGAGCAGGTGCGTCAAAGTTTACAACAGGTGAAAGCCGCACTTTAaccgcctctctctctctctctcactcacacacacacacacgcacacacaggtacaAAGTCTGAGTTCAGATCAtgagaaaaaagtaaagagTTAAAGgagcttctcctcctcttctttctcctcacCGAGAACTCCGCTCCGCTAGCCTTAGCCGCTAACTGCGGCAGAAACTGCGCTTCCGGTCCGCACTCTAACAGAGAAACAGTCCGCACAAGAAGCGACACTTTCCCCAGAAAAAGACGTAGATTCTCAGAGTTTCAAACTGGTAAGAAACTCACATAAACTGGATCCAGTCTGCCACCAGCGTCACTTTAATGCCGCATTCATGGCGGTAGGAAATCTGATGTCTAAGGATGCAAAAGCATAATGTAAggatcattttgttttcttatcattagtttaactgttttttattcCGTATTCTGTTTAAAAGCACATTCATTATTTTAGCACAATAAGGAAGAGAAATTATTTCTACATCTGAGATAAAATATCCATACTAAAACGAGAAAATAACACACATGAAGCaggttgaaactgttttacCTGCCAGCATTTTAAGCTTATTTAAAGAGCTGATTTTATAACAAGAACAAAGGTTATATATGTCTTATGGTTAAAAATGGTTAGATTTGAAAACGatacaaataaaaccaaaataataaatataaatggttTGCCGAGCCTTCCTGGTCCTACATCGCTCTGAGTTCCCAGCATGCTGCAAGTCCATGAAGGTACCGCCCTGTCACGTGATTGAGGGAATCATGGCGTCCTCCCGGAGGCGGCTGCTGTATGTTCGCTCCGGGGCGCTCAGCCTCTTATTTTACTGCGTTTATTCGCACCTGCAGCTGGTCCTGAGCGAGGAGGTGGAGAACTGCCAGAACCTGAGACTCGGACAATATCCTTCCGTCCGTGTTTACCGCGCTTTAACGCCTCATTACCGGGGTCACGGGACGGCTAACGTTAGCCTAGCTTCTCTGTGACATTCAGATCAAAACGTTACATTTGGACGTTTTTTGGGGGTCCGTGGCTTAACGCGGGTTTCTCCTCTCATAGAATAgcactgtgtgtttgcatgtttgggACCTGAAGGGTTTTTCAGTCTGATCGATATTTTCAGTGTGGTCAGATTAAAGTTTCAAAGGAAGACAAGCTTCCCGTTGTCTTTGCAGTTACGAACGGATATTTAACTTCAGTCTGAAGACCGAACAGTTCACTTGTGTCAGGAGAGCTCAGAGACCCGAATCAGGAGAATAAGTTTGTTTCATAAACACAGAATGTTTACTCAGTGCAGCACTCTGCTGTTTTCATCAGTCAGTCTACCTAATGATACGATATTACTGTGATTTTTAACCTTCGTGTCCTTCATCAGTGTCTGTTTTACCCAGTAAGATAAAGTTCAGTTATTGGCAACCAAGCCAAGACTGTCACTAAAACCTGCCGTAAATGTTGCCATAAGATGAAGTTAGTCTGCAACTGAATGCAGTCCGCCTCTGATAATTCACCAAAGTTTATTACAAGTATGATTTGTGACAATTTGAAAATCATGCATCTGTTGCTGTCTCCAtagacagaaattcacatttaattATCACATCTGCACTCAGCAGCCTTCCTGTGCTAGAGGATTATAACCAGGGTACAGCCCAGAGTAGATCTGTGCTCCGTGATAACTGATGGGAACATGATGGCAATCAATCTGCATTTATAAAgcagttatttgcaaaccttcagcAGTCTCGGCGAGTGGCCGCAGTAAGACAGAGTGTTTGCAGAAATGTTGCTTTCCGTCAGATGACCTGTGATCATTGTGAGTGAACCACCTACGAACTGTGGGCACCTGCAGTCAGCACAGGGTGAGAGAAAACAGCCGCACAGTCAGCACCAGGTACGGAGAAAACAGCTGTACAGTCGGCAAGAGGTTGCTGATTTAATTGTACATGTGAGGAAGCTAATGTTATCTCAGGATGGTGTGCATGAGATTGTTTGTAGGATTCCAgagtattttcatttatttaatgaagTATCGATATTTGGGGTCCTTGTATCCATACAGTATCTTGACACGATGCTGTATCGACTTCTTTTCCCCGCCCCTAAACCACGGCCTACGCCATGTCACGTAGAAACAGGCTGCAGATGTTTTCCGACTGAAGTGTGTTTGCCTTCCTTTACTCTGCTCACGTATAAATGCAACGATCCAAAGATCGATGAATCCACTCAGGAGCCAGAGAACTGCAGGGACATGACGGCGTGGGGTGAGTCTCACTTcagattagatttttttctgtttgtgggcGGTGGCTTAAAAAACAGACAGACTCTAAAACTGAAGATGTTGCAGAGCTCCTCTTCTGCAGGCTTCCACAGGTCAGCCAATCAAGAGAAACTGTACTTTATTTTGGGGGCGGGGTATAAAGTGAGCAGAGTTTTTCAGACAGGATGAACTGAGGgtttgcactgaagctgggATCAGGCAAAGAAGGATTATTATGAATCGTGAATCATGCGGAGCTGCTCAATGGCACGAATACGATCATAACTGCATctaaacaagtgtgtgtgtgtgtgtgtgtgtgtgtgtgtgtgtgtgtgtgcgcgcacacagTGGAATGCCTCCCAGCTCCAAACATCAGCTgtcggctctccaacgggacgGTGTTCAGGTTTAGCGGGGACGAGGTCGGCTTCAACAAATCCATCCCCTGCAGAAATGTGTGAGTATTCACAGtgcaagcacaaacacacacacactcctctatagattttggtgtgtgtgtgtgtgtgtgagcttcagGTGGTTTGAtgctctctgtgtttcctgtcaggAGTGGTTATTCCTACAAAGTGGCCGTGGCATTGTCTCTGTTTCTGGGCTGGCTCGGAGCAGATCGCTTCTACCTGGGATATCCTGCTCTGggtactctctctctctctctctctcacacacacacacacacacacacacacacagacacctgcagcttttattttgatgcctGTAGTTTGGGTGGCCAGCTCTCTCACTTCATCTAGTTTTAGTAAAGCAGGTGTGTGTGGTGGGTGGGGGTGAAGTCAGGTGACACCTGTCGCTGAGCAGGTGTACTGTCAGGCGTCAGTATTTGGACAGTGATTCCTCAGGTTCAGCCTTTCAGGTTTAATTTAAAGAAttgaataaaaggaaaaaccaCCTTAGAGTCACGCTTTAGATTTACAGCTTTCTCATGTCTGCAGGTATTTATTAAAGTGAATACTAtgtactagggctgggccatatcatacagttcacggtaataccggtataatgttgggcaacgataagaaaatgaaatatcgtggtagaatatgggtaaaacgcgcatgcgtagtgcctttgttttcatatgcacatggTGGAAAAAGCTTGGCGgcaacggagaatgagaagggggaaagcggatcgttgaatgaaatggatgaaccagaattggtttgtaaaaattctgcagcttcagtggtgtggaactggtttagctttcatccgtcacatacacaacaaagcactacttttggtagagcatgctagcgggccgttgttattaccgtgttttttggaaaatacacttaaaatcaatcctttgatttttctgaaaatcgccagtgccccttataatcccgtgtgccttatgtatgaattctggttgtgtttactgacctcgaaacgattttatgtacacggcgctcgaaaatctgtcaaatgtttcagtacgactttactaagctacgaagccgcaccgcttgatggattgtcggagcattacggctatcgtaggcaggagcctcgcggagtgatacgtacggtgcttcaacataatattaccgtattgtgtgtgtaaaacctCTTTTTacgttttgtggatattatacatggttatactgaggatatgtcggccaatttccactggaaatgctttttggttaaactgtcagcaaagaatttgcatttgcactgtaaaatttttctataactttaatgcacataaaaaaaacagctgcttgtttaagcgaaaatacattgatgggttgggtttttttgcactaataaagttgtggagttgtaaagtattttgtctggtgtcaattatatcgtcagttatatcgttatcacaaaatttcatatgtatattgtgataaatatttttggtcatattggcCTGCTCTACTATGTACTGTAACATTCAGACAATGATCTCAGACACTGACTCAGGGCAGGAAGACCAGATACAAGAGGAGGAGTTGAGAAGTTTGAGAAAGCACACGCAGACATGTTTTCATTGCGTTTCATCTGAGCGAAACCAACAGCAGAGCAGGAGGCTGCAGGCTGATGAGTCTCAGCTCCTTCATGTAAATAATGCATCCTCACTCCTTTGCACTCTGAAGACTTTCTGCTGTAAAATTAGCAGCAGAGTCCCTGTGCCCCCACAGGACACTTCAGCACACAGGCTTACGTACAGTGACAGCTGGAGGGTTTTTGCACCCGGCGTGTCCGGCGTCCTCAGGTGTGGCTTTACAccccagctgatctctgacacaAACTGTACAATAAAATctgaattaaaatttaaaaaactgtttcagCGGGCTGTGTTGCTGCTGCATGTGATCTGAGAGAGTCATGTGACCTGAGAGTTGCTGCGTCCTCCTGATTACAAACCTGGAATGTTTCGCCTGTTTAAACAGGAATGAGATCCATtcacacaacacaaaataaaacccagACGGACAGGAAAAGATTCAAACAtgatccaaaaacacaaaataatttttaaaaagaattatcAGAAAACATCAAGTGTCCATTTAaaacagactaaatgtttaaaacaagATGAACATGTTTCAGTCATGggaatattttatatttgttatttaatgaagactgtctctctctcaggaCTGTTGAAGTTCTGCACTGTTGGTTTCTGTGGGATTGGCACACTCATCGACTTCATATTGATCGCCATGCAGGTGAGTCATGAATCCTGCACCGGCACCAGCTAGCTGATcaccattatcatcatcatcgccATGGCTGAAAATGTCCCCTTTACGTTGAATCTGGTTGGTCTCATGTGTTTGTTTcctggggtcagaggtcagcaggCTGAAGATCAAACTCACCCAAACTGTAGCAAAAGATCAGATGGATCTGAGCAGCGATTTAGAGCCCGCTGTCACTTCTTCTCTGTTGTTAACAGTGACGCCTGTGATGAAGCATTCCTCTGttccatttcactgtgtgtgtctgtgtggggtggtggtgggggccTTATGAATAAGCAGGCAGCAGCTTTCTGGGTATTATTTACGTCCATCCATTGGTGGCTCGGCGAGGCCCCTTTAATGAATGAATCTTCCGGAAGGTCCTAATGGACTCTGAGAGCACGGAgacagatggatgaagcagaaggTGAAGGGACAGATCTCCCTGTCCTGCTGAACCGTTTTAGATAATATAGACTGGAAATccatcgggggggggggggggggggggctgaacGGGCTGTGGCTATTAACCCCGCCCACACCCAACTAAGACACAGGAAGAGCGAACGGCCCTTTAGGAGTTTTAGGCATTGGGAGGTATCCGCTCCCATTCAGACCACAACTGTGATTAATATTCAAGGCTCATTACATTTGGTGGATGATAAAATATGCTGTTAGTAGAATTCAGTGATGATGAACGTCATTTAGCGCTTTagctgcttcaagctgctgctAAAACATCCTGCTGGCTCCTGCTTACACCCCAGTCATCAAGAGGACGGAGGAAAGT from Astatotilapia calliptera chromosome 23, fAstCal1.2, whole genome shotgun sequence harbors:
- the tm2d1 gene encoding TM2 domain-containing protein 1 isoform X2, producing MQKHNLVLSEEVENCQNLRLGQYKCNDPKIDESTQEPENCRDMTAWVECLPAPNISCRLSNGTVFRFSGDEVGFNKSIPCRNVSGYSYKVAVALSLFLGWLGADRFYLGYPALGLLKFCTVGFCGIGTLIDFILIAMQIVGPADGSNYIVDYYGARLTRLSITNETFRKPHHSL
- the tm2d1 gene encoding TM2 domain-containing protein 1 isoform X1, whose translation is MKVPPCHVIEGIMASSRRRLLYVRSGALSLLFYCVYSHLQLVLSEEVENCQNLRLGQYKCNDPKIDESTQEPENCRDMTAWVECLPAPNISCRLSNGTVFRFSGDEVGFNKSIPCRNVSGYSYKVAVALSLFLGWLGADRFYLGYPALGLLKFCTVGFCGIGTLIDFILIAMQIVGPADGSNYIVDYYGARLTRLSITNETFRKPHHSL